One Chaetodon trifascialis isolate fChaTrf1 chromosome 12, fChaTrf1.hap1, whole genome shotgun sequence DNA window includes the following coding sequences:
- the lonrf2 gene encoding LON peptidase N-terminal domain and RING finger protein 2, protein METGVRSHQSEVFVHPLSNPGAAGICPEMLEVAEEASRAGDFDLAVEIYSSQLADLQQPDRGLCLRKADSLARAGRISEALDSYCTAASLGKLRPEELPLLVETIARTLCEKELGISGPLNGHGKSSSGEDGIESDGECGEDEALDLFSCGLCRCLLHEPTTVECGHTFCKRCLEDDSVKDCIHCRQKLNKKDGLPNGRRLDVVLSGLLDKLFATESKARKFWMEGEVLWKNQSLSDALEKYNAAVDLVPSSGRLLCQRAELHMEMRNFSQAVQDANNLCHIKPLWTKAHCLKATALSKAGRNDEALQEYFLCVALKPDWTKVKLEAQKVLSELFSSVFENEDLPTPLHPLQGGLTTRLIKPAALLRSLRPLTQKPGSSSQDSEVSVTKSTPVDDSSCRLSALCPGKSDSAAGEDSTKSLAGALAALPAPPGGLKRKHSGDGPSAIFNPPSKLHRLDEPCSFQTAAVCGGRVVPADLLDSGDMECSLCMRLFYEPVATPCGHTFCLKCLERCLDHNPNCPLCKENLSEYLATRGYNKTLLMEEVLQRYLGDELAERKKIHEEEMKELSNLNQEVPIFVCTMAFPTIPCPLHVFEPRYRLMIRRSMETGTKQFGMCIADELKGFADYGCMLQVRDVKFFPDGRSVVDTIGVSRFKVLSHGQRDGYNTAKIEYLEDKKVEAEELVELLKLHDSVYEQANSWFTSLKDNMKSQILSHFGHLPSKDPDPQASPSGPAWCWWLLAVLPLENRAQLTILAMTSLKDRLIAIRRVLIFVTRKRPR, encoded by the exons atggagacagGAGTAAGGTCTCACCAGAGCGAGGTGTTCGTTCACCCGCTCTCCAACCCTGGAGCTGCGGGCATCTGCCCCGAAATGCTGGAGGTGGCAGAGGAGGCCAGCCGGGCTGGGGACTTTGACCTGGCCGTGGAGATCTACAGCTCCCAGCTCGCAGACCTCCAGCAGCCGGACAGGGGCTTATGTCTGAGGAAGGCCGACTCTTTGGCTCGCGCCGGGCGAATATCCGAGGCGCTGGACTCGTACTGCACAGCGGCCAGCCTGGGCAAACTGCGCCCTGAGGAGCTTCCCCTCCTGGTGGAGACCATCGCCCGGACTCTCTGTGAGAAAGAACTGGGCATCTCTGGGCCGCTTAACGGGCATGGTAAAAGCAGCAGTGGGGAAGATGGGATTGAAAGCGACGGGGAGTGTGGAGAGGATGAAGCACTGGACTTGTTTTCCTGTGGCCTCTGCAGGTGTCTGCTCCATGAGCCGACCACCGTGGAGTGCGGACACACTTTTTGCAAACGCTGCTTGGAGGACGATTCTGTCAAAGACTGTATACACTGCAGACAAAAGTTGAACAAAAAGGATGGATTGCCCAACGGCCGGAGACTAGATGTTGTCCTCAGCGGCCTGCTGGATAAACTGTTCGCAACTGAGAGCAAAGCTAGGAAATTTTGGATGGAAGGAGAGGTGTTGTGGAAAAATCAGAGCCTCTCTGATGCCTTGGAGAAGTACAATGCAGCAGTGGATCTAG TGCCCTCTTCAGGCAGACTGCTGTGTCAGCGGGCTGAGTTGCACATGGAGATGAGGAACTTCAGTCAGGCAGTGCAGGATGCCAACAACCTCTGTCATATAAAACCTCTCTGGACAAAG GCTCACTGTCTGAAAGCCACTGCGCTGAGTAAAGCAGGCCGGAATGATGAGGCTTTGCAGGAATACTTTTTGTGTGTGGCGCTAAAGCCTGACTGGACCAAAGTCAAACTGGAGGCTCAGAAG GTCCTTAGCGAGctgttctcctctgtgtttgagaATGAGGACCTGCCAACACCGTTGCACCCACTACAGGGGGGGTTGACCACCCGCCTCATCAAACCCGCTGCCTTGCTTAGGTCCCTGAGGccgctcacacagaaacctggcTCCTCCTCACAG GACTCTGAGGTCAGTGTGACTAAAAGCACTCCAGTGGACGACTCATCCTGCagactgtctgctctgtgtcctGGTAAATCGGACTCTGCTGCAGGGGAGGACAGCACCAAGAGCCTGGCTGGTGCTCTGGCTGCCCTGCCAGCACCCCCTGGTGGCCTCaagaggaaacacagtggagatGGACCCTCAGCAATCTTCAACCCTCCCTCCAAACTGCACAGACTTG ATGAGCCATGCAGCTTTCAGACAGCCGCAGTGTGTGGAGGGAGGGTGGTTCCTGCTGACCTGTTGGACAGTGGAGACATGGAGTGTTCACTCTGCATGAG aTTGTTCTATGAGCCGGTGGCCACTCCCTGCGGTCACACCTTCTGCCTCAAATGTCTGGAGCGCTGCCTGGACCACAACCCCAACTGCCCTCTGTGCAAGGAGAATCTGTCGGAG taTCTGGCCACCAGGGGCTACAACAAGACTCTCCTGATGGAGGAAGTGCTGCAGCGTTACCTAGGAGACGAGCTGgcagaaaggaagaaaatccatgaagaggagatgaaagagtTGTCCAA CCTGAACCAGGAAGTGCCCATCTTTGTGTGCACCATGGCCTTCCCCACCATCCCCTGCccactgcatgtgtttgagcCGCGCTACCGCCTCATGATCCGCCGCTCTATGGAGACGGGCACCAAGCAGTTCGGCATGTGCATAGCTGATGAACTCAAGGGCTTTGCCGACTACGGCTGCATGCTGCAG GTGAGAGATGTAAAGTTTTTTCCCGACGGCCGTTCAGTGGTCGACACCATCGGTGTGTCTCGGTTCAAGGTCCTCAGCCATGGCCAAAGAGATGGCTACAACACTGCCAAGATAGAGTACCTGGAAGACAAGAAG gtggaggcagaggagctggtggagcttCTGAAGCTGCACGACTCTGTGTATGAGCAGGCCAACAGCTGGTTCACCTCCCTCAAAGACAACATGAAGAGCCAGATCCTCAGCCACTTCGGACACCTTCCCAGCAAAGACCCCGACCCGCAG gCCAGTCCAAGTGGTCCGGCCTGGTGCTGGTGGCTGCTTGCTGTCCTTCCATTGGAGAATCGAGCCCAGCTCACCATCCTGGCCATGACCTCCCTCAAGGACCGCCTCATTGCCATCCGCAGAGTCCTCATTTTCGTCACGCGCAAGAGGCCGCGGTGA